Proteins co-encoded in one Pelodiscus sinensis isolate JC-2024 chromosome 7, ASM4963464v1, whole genome shotgun sequence genomic window:
- the MDH1B gene encoding putative malate dehydrogenase 1B isoform X2 encodes MAKFVLAGKADCPYFAKAELLADYLQINLPNFKIHKITQHPDKWKHYYGITSDMLSEQMLRIGAENLNTHIEIEKEEEYLKSLINPLQVWISSASAPACYNLIPLLASGEVFGMATEISIHLLDSNHYKEILQGIVMEAQDLAFPLLRSVSVHTELDDAFLQADVVILLDDILLQHEIPSLEDCIRQVTEQCKVYGSLMDKNANSTVKVIVSGKTFVNLRALMIMTFALSIDPQNIIAMAMFLESAAKAMLARKLNMHSAGIKDVIIWGNISGRSYIDLSKAKVYRYDSAIWGPPSFSRHLLDMIYDGNWVRSEFASVLSLLSSREHHCLGISPAHVIATVLRYWYQDSPPGEIVSMGILSEGQFCTPEGIFFSMPVRFQDGGWEVITETEINEETQETLKYLTHDLIQEKKVALGEISEMCPYKETAFIDFDMLALLEEENAPPDDLETLSNGLLQPKAPEGEKVQTTADETEAPPNGLLQSEILEEEKVQVPIDDAETSSEGLNQSETSLSMAENKNP; translated from the exons ATGGCAAAGTTCGTGCTGGCTG GAAAGGCAGACTGTCCATACTTTGCTAAGGCAGAACTTCTGGCTGACTATCTGCAGATTAATTTACCTAACTTCAAGATACACAAGATTACTCAGCATCCTGACAAGTGGAAG CATTACTATGGCATCACCTCGGACATGCTGAGTGAGCAGATGCTGAGAATTGGGGCGGAGAATTTGAATACTCACATAGAAATTGAGAAAGAGGAGGAATATCTGAAAAGTCTTATCAACCCCTTGCAGGTTTGGATAAGTAG TGcgtcagctcctgcctgctacaACCTGATTCCATTATTGGCTAGTGGAGAAGTGTTTGGGATGGCCACAGAGATCAGCATCCATCTGCTGGACAGTAACCACTACAAGGAAATTCTGCAGGGTATTGTAATGGAGGCTCAGGACTTAGCATTCCCCCTCCTTCGCAGTGTCTCAGTGCACACTGAATTAGATGATGCCTTTCTTCAGGCTGATGTTGTCATTTTGCTTGATGATATCCTCTTACAACATGAGATCCCGTCACTTGAGGACTGTATCAGACAGGTCACTGAACAATGTAAAGTGTATGGTTCCCTGATGGACAAGAATGCCAACAGCACAGTCAAAGTTATTGTGTCAGGAAAAACTTTTGTGAATCTTAGGGCATTAATGATTATGACATTTGCCCTGTCCATTGACCCCCAGAATATTATCGCCATGGCAATGTTCTTGGAAAGTGCAGCAAAAGCCATGCTGGCCAGGAAACTGAATATGCATTCAGCAG GAATCAAAGATGTGATTATTTGGGGTAATATCAGTGGCAGGAGCTATATTGATCTGTCTAAAGCAAAAGTTTACAGATATGACAGTGCTATCTGGGGTCCACCTAGCTTTTCACGTCATTTGCTGGACATGATCTATGATGG CAACTGGGTGCGTTCAGAATTTGCATCTGTACTGAGTTTACTGAGTTCCCGGGAACATCACTGTCTAGGCATTTCACCTGCTCATGTAATAGCCACTGTGCTGAGATACTGGTACCAAGACTCTCCTCCCGGGGAGATTGTATCAATGGGAATACTCAGTGAAG GGCAGTTTTGCACCCCTGAGGGGATTTTCTTCTCCATGCCTGTGAGGTTCCAGGATGGTGGTTGGGAGGTCATTACAGAAACAGAAATTAATGAAGAAACTCAGGAAACTCTGAAGTATTTAACCCATGATCTGATACAG gaaaaaaaagttgcACTAGGGGAAATATCGGAAATGTGTCCATATAAAG AAACTGCATTCATTGACTTTGATATGCTAGCGCTTCTTGAAGAGGAAAATGCACCTCCAGACG ACTTGGAAACCTTATCCAATGGCTTACTTCAGCCAAAGGCCCCAGAAGGAGAAAAAGTCCAAACAACTGCAGATG AAACTGAAGCTCCACCCAATGGGTTACTTCAGTCAGAGATACTGGAAGAAGAAAAAGTTCAAGTACCCATAGATG ATGCTGAAACTTCATCCGAGGGCTTAAATCAATCAGAGACCAGTCTGAGTATGGCAGAAAACAAAAACCCTTAA
- the MDH1B gene encoding putative malate dehydrogenase 1B isoform X1 — MAKFVLAGKADCPYFAKAELLADYLQINLPNFKIHKITQHPDKWKQWLHDICEKNGWKHKHSPIVWRELLDRGGKGLLLGGFNDFMEHAQHYYGITSDMLSEQMLRIGAENLNTHIEIEKEEEYLKSLINPLQVWISSASAPACYNLIPLLASGEVFGMATEISIHLLDSNHYKEILQGIVMEAQDLAFPLLRSVSVHTELDDAFLQADVVILLDDILLQHEIPSLEDCIRQVTEQCKVYGSLMDKNANSTVKVIVSGKTFVNLRALMIMTFALSIDPQNIIAMAMFLESAAKAMLARKLNMHSAGIKDVIIWGNISGRSYIDLSKAKVYRYDSAIWGPPSFSRHLLDMIYDGNWVRSEFASVLSLLSSREHHCLGISPAHVIATVLRYWYQDSPPGEIVSMGILSEGQFCTPEGIFFSMPVRFQDGGWEVITETEINEETQETLKYLTHDLIQEKKVALGEISEMCPYKETAFIDFDMLALLEEENAPPDDLETLSNGLLQPKAPEGEKVQTTADETEAPPNGLLQSEILEEEKVQVPIDDAETSSEGLNQSETSLSMAENKNP, encoded by the exons ATGGCAAAGTTCGTGCTGGCTG GAAAGGCAGACTGTCCATACTTTGCTAAGGCAGAACTTCTGGCTGACTATCTGCAGATTAATTTACCTAACTTCAAGATACACAAGATTACTCAGCATCCTGACAAGTGGAAG CAGTGGCTTCATGATATCTGTGAAAAAAATGGATGGAAACACAAACACTCACCAATTGTGTGGCGGGAATTATTGGACCGTGGAGGGAAGGGCCTGCTTCTGGGAGGATTTAACGATTTTATGGAGCATGCCCAG CATTACTATGGCATCACCTCGGACATGCTGAGTGAGCAGATGCTGAGAATTGGGGCGGAGAATTTGAATACTCACATAGAAATTGAGAAAGAGGAGGAATATCTGAAAAGTCTTATCAACCCCTTGCAGGTTTGGATAAGTAG TGcgtcagctcctgcctgctacaACCTGATTCCATTATTGGCTAGTGGAGAAGTGTTTGGGATGGCCACAGAGATCAGCATCCATCTGCTGGACAGTAACCACTACAAGGAAATTCTGCAGGGTATTGTAATGGAGGCTCAGGACTTAGCATTCCCCCTCCTTCGCAGTGTCTCAGTGCACACTGAATTAGATGATGCCTTTCTTCAGGCTGATGTTGTCATTTTGCTTGATGATATCCTCTTACAACATGAGATCCCGTCACTTGAGGACTGTATCAGACAGGTCACTGAACAATGTAAAGTGTATGGTTCCCTGATGGACAAGAATGCCAACAGCACAGTCAAAGTTATTGTGTCAGGAAAAACTTTTGTGAATCTTAGGGCATTAATGATTATGACATTTGCCCTGTCCATTGACCCCCAGAATATTATCGCCATGGCAATGTTCTTGGAAAGTGCAGCAAAAGCCATGCTGGCCAGGAAACTGAATATGCATTCAGCAG GAATCAAAGATGTGATTATTTGGGGTAATATCAGTGGCAGGAGCTATATTGATCTGTCTAAAGCAAAAGTTTACAGATATGACAGTGCTATCTGGGGTCCACCTAGCTTTTCACGTCATTTGCTGGACATGATCTATGATGG CAACTGGGTGCGTTCAGAATTTGCATCTGTACTGAGTTTACTGAGTTCCCGGGAACATCACTGTCTAGGCATTTCACCTGCTCATGTAATAGCCACTGTGCTGAGATACTGGTACCAAGACTCTCCTCCCGGGGAGATTGTATCAATGGGAATACTCAGTGAAG GGCAGTTTTGCACCCCTGAGGGGATTTTCTTCTCCATGCCTGTGAGGTTCCAGGATGGTGGTTGGGAGGTCATTACAGAAACAGAAATTAATGAAGAAACTCAGGAAACTCTGAAGTATTTAACCCATGATCTGATACAG gaaaaaaaagttgcACTAGGGGAAATATCGGAAATGTGTCCATATAAAG AAACTGCATTCATTGACTTTGATATGCTAGCGCTTCTTGAAGAGGAAAATGCACCTCCAGACG ACTTGGAAACCTTATCCAATGGCTTACTTCAGCCAAAGGCCCCAGAAGGAGAAAAAGTCCAAACAACTGCAGATG AAACTGAAGCTCCACCCAATGGGTTACTTCAGTCAGAGATACTGGAAGAAGAAAAAGTTCAAGTACCCATAGATG ATGCTGAAACTTCATCCGAGGGCTTAAATCAATCAGAGACCAGTCTGAGTATGGCAGAAAACAAAAACCCTTAA
- the MDH1B gene encoding putative malate dehydrogenase 1B isoform X3 has protein sequence MLSEQMLRIGAENLNTHIEIEKEEEYLKSLINPLQVWISSASAPACYNLIPLLASGEVFGMATEISIHLLDSNHYKEILQGIVMEAQDLAFPLLRSVSVHTELDDAFLQADVVILLDDILLQHEIPSLEDCIRQVTEQCKVYGSLMDKNANSTVKVIVSGKTFVNLRALMIMTFALSIDPQNIIAMAMFLESAAKAMLARKLNMHSAGIKDVIIWGNISGRSYIDLSKAKVYRYDSAIWGPPSFSRHLLDMIYDGNWVRSEFASVLSLLSSREHHCLGISPAHVIATVLRYWYQDSPPGEIVSMGILSEGQFCTPEGIFFSMPVRFQDGGWEVITETEINEETQETLKYLTHDLIQEKKVALGEISEMCPYKETAFIDFDMLALLEEENAPPDDLETLSNGLLQPKAPEGEKVQTTADETEAPPNGLLQSEILEEEKVQVPIDDAETSSEGLNQSETSLSMAENKNP, from the exons ATGCTGAGTGAGCAGATGCTGAGAATTGGGGCGGAGAATTTGAATACTCACATAGAAATTGAGAAAGAGGAGGAATATCTGAAAAGTCTTATCAACCCCTTGCAGGTTTGGATAAGTAG TGcgtcagctcctgcctgctacaACCTGATTCCATTATTGGCTAGTGGAGAAGTGTTTGGGATGGCCACAGAGATCAGCATCCATCTGCTGGACAGTAACCACTACAAGGAAATTCTGCAGGGTATTGTAATGGAGGCTCAGGACTTAGCATTCCCCCTCCTTCGCAGTGTCTCAGTGCACACTGAATTAGATGATGCCTTTCTTCAGGCTGATGTTGTCATTTTGCTTGATGATATCCTCTTACAACATGAGATCCCGTCACTTGAGGACTGTATCAGACAGGTCACTGAACAATGTAAAGTGTATGGTTCCCTGATGGACAAGAATGCCAACAGCACAGTCAAAGTTATTGTGTCAGGAAAAACTTTTGTGAATCTTAGGGCATTAATGATTATGACATTTGCCCTGTCCATTGACCCCCAGAATATTATCGCCATGGCAATGTTCTTGGAAAGTGCAGCAAAAGCCATGCTGGCCAGGAAACTGAATATGCATTCAGCAG GAATCAAAGATGTGATTATTTGGGGTAATATCAGTGGCAGGAGCTATATTGATCTGTCTAAAGCAAAAGTTTACAGATATGACAGTGCTATCTGGGGTCCACCTAGCTTTTCACGTCATTTGCTGGACATGATCTATGATGG CAACTGGGTGCGTTCAGAATTTGCATCTGTACTGAGTTTACTGAGTTCCCGGGAACATCACTGTCTAGGCATTTCACCTGCTCATGTAATAGCCACTGTGCTGAGATACTGGTACCAAGACTCTCCTCCCGGGGAGATTGTATCAATGGGAATACTCAGTGAAG GGCAGTTTTGCACCCCTGAGGGGATTTTCTTCTCCATGCCTGTGAGGTTCCAGGATGGTGGTTGGGAGGTCATTACAGAAACAGAAATTAATGAAGAAACTCAGGAAACTCTGAAGTATTTAACCCATGATCTGATACAG gaaaaaaaagttgcACTAGGGGAAATATCGGAAATGTGTCCATATAAAG AAACTGCATTCATTGACTTTGATATGCTAGCGCTTCTTGAAGAGGAAAATGCACCTCCAGACG ACTTGGAAACCTTATCCAATGGCTTACTTCAGCCAAAGGCCCCAGAAGGAGAAAAAGTCCAAACAACTGCAGATG AAACTGAAGCTCCACCCAATGGGTTACTTCAGTCAGAGATACTGGAAGAAGAAAAAGTTCAAGTACCCATAGATG ATGCTGAAACTTCATCCGAGGGCTTAAATCAATCAGAGACCAGTCTGAGTATGGCAGAAAACAAAAACCCTTAA